The region GCCCGGGCTCGGTAAACGGGGCTGCCTCCCCTACCGGGACCAACACCGCCAGCGAGGCGGACATGGGTGCCTCCCATGACCAGATGAAGGTAGGATAAGTTTGAGgttgtttttcatgttgtttaGCCTAatagtattgtgttgtgttgaagTTTAAATCCTATCCGGTAGGCTTCTTTAGACCTTGCATGAATTATGTGTCTGATATGACGCCGTAATAACTAAAACATTAGCATTTATTTGCATGTAACTCTCAATTATTTGTTGTGTTAAATAGTCTTGCAATGAATGAGATTATCGGTTACATTGCTTCAACTTTAGAATCTTAGTGATCATGTTACATTCAGAGGATTCTTAGGTCACTGGCCAGCTAAAAGTTAACTTTACACTACATCATTGAATGATGCAATCTAGTGGCAATCTGAATAGCTgtccaatatttttttttaagagtCCGTATCTTTGAGCGCTTGCAACAAAAATAACGTGTTTTGAGTGAAACGGAAACTCTGAaaagtgtatttaaaaaaacGCCCGCGCTCACGGTGTGACATGATGGATTTTAAACCCCAGGCAGCTGTCATACGTGACGTAGCGTCGCCCGCCAAAAATGTTTCCGGATGTGCTTGGAATAAATGAATACATGCACCTTGCGGCACCATTAATTGAACAAAATATAATGTAGCAGTTATTTGAAATTGGACTGGACAAGAATTGAACAGTCACATGTCACCATGCATTAGTAAGTTTTACTTAACCAATGACCACATTAACTTTAGTTTTGCATAATGATAGACCATACAATTTATTTAAAGGTTGATATGGAATAATGCTGCATTCTAAGCAGTTGTAAGCCTACCTACTATTCAGAAAGTAAATAAAGCTGCATTTATTAATATAACTGTAGGTAACTTTGTTTCCACTTGGTTTTCAGGACAGTAAAGAGGACGCTATTCGGCGTGGCCGCCCGCGTGCTGACACTGTCCGTGAGTTGATTAACGAGGGGGAGAGTTCCTCCAGCCGCATCCGCTGTAACATCTGCAACCGTGTGTTTCCTAGAGAGAAATCCCTACAGGCccacaagagaacacacacaggtgagaaaaGTCTCTACGGGCCCGCAAGAGAACACACAGGTGAAAGCAGAGCACAGATGGCCCTGACACACTGACACCCAAACTACCAGGACACTATGTGGTTCCCTGTGTTACAACACCAACACACTGCTCACTTTTATAGGCATCTGCTAGAAAAATAGAACAATTACAAACGAATAGCTCTCCCTGTGTTCTCACCCAGGGGAGAGGCCTTACCCGTGTGACTATCCTGACTGTGGCAAGGCTTTTGTCCAGAGTGGCCAGCTAAAGACTCACCAGCGCCTTCACACCGGAGAGAAGCCCTTTGTCTGCTCTGAGAAAGGTGAGCACACAACTAGACCTTCACTTTTGAGATTATACCTTAaggccatttatttatttattgaacctttgtttaactaggcaagtcagttaagagcaaattgttatttacaataacggcctgctttacaatgacggcctaccaaataTAGGTGGTACCTTTAGACCTTTCTCATAGGAGGGGTGCAGAATCCACCATATAGAAAAGAATGCCACTAACTCTGATATCATTGTTCTCTCCCAAGCCTGCGGGAGTCGCTTTACCCATGCTAACCGGCACTGCCCAAAGCACCCATATGCCCGTTTGAAGAGAGAAGACCCCAAGGAGGGACCAAACAAGGCCCAGTCTGTAGACAACAAGGCTGTGGCAGAGTGGCTGGCAAAGTGAGTGGCTctggagggagggggacaggcAGATCAGATGGATAGTAAAACAAGTGAAGCAATTGAGGGATCTCACCTTATTCTGCACACCCCAATTCTCACCATATCCCCCTTTGACTCTCTGTGTTGTGGCAGGTACTGGCAGACCCGTGAGCAGCGTGCCCCTGTGCCCACCAAGGGGAAACCCCAGGGCAAGGGCGGGGTGGAGGACCAGGAGCAGCAGGACCCCCGGGAGTTTCTCCAAtcagatgaggaggaagaggaggagccaaTGGAGGAAGAGAAGTGCAACGGGGGTGGGGCTGCCAAACGGAGTCTCCAAGAGCAACGGGAGCGTCTCCATGGTGCCCTGGCGCTCATTGAGCTGGCTAACAACC is a window of Oncorhynchus mykiss isolate Arlee chromosome 11, USDA_OmykA_1.1, whole genome shotgun sequence DNA encoding:
- the LOC110536345 gene encoding zinc finger protein 367 is translated as MAENKHPQVIFCNDSPKRVLVSVIKTTPIKPRKNESLIATSPGFSDFMVYPWKWGENAHNVSLSPGSVNGAASPTGTNTASEADMGASHDQMKDSKEDAIRRGRPRADTVRELINEGESSSSRIRCNICNRVFPREKSLQAHKRTHTGERPYPCDYPDCGKAFVQSGQLKTHQRLHTGEKPFVCSEKACGSRFTHANRHCPKHPYARLKREDPKEGPNKAQSVDNKAVAEWLAKYWQTREQRAPVPTKGKPQGKGGVEDQEQQDPREFLQSDEEEEEEPMEEEKCNGGGAAKRSLQEQRERLHGALALIELANNLSA